Proteins encoded in a region of the Pseudomonas viciae genome:
- a CDS encoding carboxymuconolactone decarboxylase family protein: MFNNWSELLPTIKSAFGALGKSNPKMVKAYMALDEAAAENNVLDAKTRELISIAVAITTRCDGCIGVHTDAAIKAGATREEIAATLATAVSLNAGAAYIYSLRALEAHDALKK; the protein is encoded by the coding sequence ATGTTCAACAACTGGTCCGAACTGCTGCCCACCATCAAAAGTGCCTTTGGCGCCCTGGGCAAGAGCAACCCGAAAATGGTCAAGGCCTACATGGCCCTGGATGAAGCCGCCGCCGAAAATAACGTACTCGATGCCAAGACCCGTGAACTGATCTCTATCGCCGTGGCGATCACCACCCGCTGTGACGGCTGCATCGGCGTGCACACCGACGCCGCCATCAAGGCCGGCGCCACCCGCGAAGAAATCGCCGCCACCCTGGCCACCGCGGTGTCGCTGAACGCTGGCGCGGCGTACATCTACTCCCTGCGAGCGCTGGAAGCCCATGACGCGTTGAAGAAGTGA
- a CDS encoding DUF2059 domain-containing protein: MRRLLFSLLMFCVLPAWADSYDQLYKVAGWPQQRAHFNDALSAAQQRYQDSLPPAVFQALVNNSNQRFAPQAMDQRAEAQMRKNLRDPQPALSFFQSPLGRKVVAAELLATRRDQLAKNAKGLPKMQASDNRLLIIGHLAQALPAREAGAEVSLAIAGVAADSLSSMIPGLLGGGQAQGMLNGQRQRLMEQIGTDLNNTLLYVYRDLTDTELEEFSTFAESTEGQAYYQAALAAIRAGLAVGQNLGQ; the protein is encoded by the coding sequence ATGCGTCGTTTGCTTTTCTCACTGTTGATGTTCTGCGTATTGCCTGCCTGGGCAGACAGCTACGACCAGTTGTACAAGGTCGCCGGCTGGCCGCAACAGCGGGCGCATTTCAATGACGCCTTGAGCGCCGCGCAGCAGCGCTACCAGGACAGCCTGCCACCAGCGGTGTTCCAGGCACTGGTGAACAACAGCAATCAACGTTTCGCCCCCCAGGCCATGGACCAGCGGGCCGAAGCGCAAATGCGCAAGAATCTTCGCGACCCTCAGCCAGCCCTGAGCTTTTTCCAATCGCCCTTGGGCCGCAAAGTCGTGGCCGCCGAGCTGCTGGCAACCCGCCGCGATCAATTGGCGAAAAACGCCAAGGGCCTACCGAAGATGCAAGCCAGCGACAACCGCCTGTTGATCATCGGCCACCTGGCCCAGGCCCTGCCCGCCCGCGAGGCCGGTGCTGAAGTCAGCCTAGCGATTGCCGGCGTGGCGGCCGACAGCCTGAGTTCGATGATCCCCGGCCTGCTGGGCGGTGGCCAGGCCCAGGGCATGCTCAACGGTCAGCGCCAGCGGCTGATGGAACAGATCGGCACCGACCTGAACAACACGCTGTTGTATGTCTACCGTGACCTGACGGATACCGAGCTGGAAGAGTTTTCCACCTTCGCCGAGTCGACCGAGGGCCAGGCTTATTATCAGGCCGCCTTGGCGGCGATTCGGGCGGGGTTGGCGGTGGGGCAGAATCTCGGGCAGTAG
- a CDS encoding DUF523 domain-containing protein has product MEKILVSRCLLGHRVRYDGGASGPFDQLQQWLDEGRVVPLCPEVAGGLPTPRAAAEIPGGQGGHVLDGQAAVITTEGEDVSAQFLSGANQALELVCAHGIRIAVLKANSPSCGNLLTYDGTFSGVKISGEGVTAALLKRHGVKVFSELELPEAAAVLRALIEE; this is encoded by the coding sequence ATGGAAAAAATTCTGGTCAGTCGCTGCCTGCTTGGGCACCGCGTGCGCTACGACGGCGGCGCCAGCGGGCCGTTCGACCAGCTGCAGCAATGGCTCGACGAAGGTCGTGTCGTGCCGTTGTGCCCGGAAGTCGCCGGCGGCCTGCCCACGCCTCGGGCGGCGGCGGAGATTCCCGGTGGGCAGGGCGGGCACGTACTCGACGGCCAGGCGGCGGTGATCACCACCGAGGGCGAGGATGTGAGTGCGCAGTTCCTGTCCGGTGCGAATCAAGCGCTGGAATTGGTGTGTGCCCATGGCATCCGGATCGCCGTGCTCAAGGCCAATAGCCCGTCGTGCGGCAACCTGCTGACCTATGACGGGACGTTCAGTGGCGTGAAAATCAGCGGCGAAGGCGTGACGGCGGCCTTGCTCAAGCGTCATGGGGTGAAGGTGTTCAGTGAGTTGGAGTTGCCGGAAGCTGCTGCGGTGCTCAGGGCCTTGATCGAGGAGTAA
- a CDS encoding DUF6436 domain-containing protein — protein MRSPHRTTLLASLLALGCAAMLWVAYDWFQGRFLRTFSQHTAVFSGDPLRLPADLAGPGAIRLVHFWDPACPCNVGNQQHLAELIDKYVPQGVEFYAVQKAGSQGRLPTTLSHLKTLSVLPGSSQIPASPAVAIWDRSGKLAYFGPYSEGLTCNSSNSFIEPILEALSVGRAVDATHTLAVGCYCPWSQDTSAKE, from the coding sequence ATGCGTTCGCCCCACCGCACGACCTTGCTTGCCAGCCTGCTTGCCCTCGGGTGCGCCGCCATGCTGTGGGTCGCCTACGACTGGTTCCAGGGGCGCTTTCTGCGCACGTTCAGCCAACATACGGCGGTGTTTTCCGGCGACCCACTGCGCCTGCCTGCTGACCTGGCCGGCCCTGGCGCGATCCGTCTGGTGCATTTCTGGGACCCGGCGTGCCCGTGCAACGTCGGCAATCAGCAACACCTGGCCGAGTTGATCGATAAATATGTACCGCAAGGCGTCGAATTTTATGCAGTACAAAAGGCCGGCAGCCAAGGTCGCTTACCGACCACGCTGAGCCATCTCAAAACCCTCTCGGTACTCCCCGGTTCGAGCCAGATTCCTGCCAGCCCGGCCGTGGCGATCTGGGATCGTAGCGGCAAACTGGCGTATTTCGGCCCCTACAGCGAAGGCCTGACCTGCAACTCGAGCAACAGCTTCATCGAGCCGATTCTCGAGGCATTGAGCGTTGGCCGGGCGGTCGATGCGACCCATACGCTGGCGGTGGGGTGTTATTGCCCGTGGAGCCAGGACACATCAGCCAAAGAATAG
- a CDS encoding 2OG-Fe(II) oxygenase, translated as MRAMQIPSDHPLLLRIVDDLAERGWSQQNIFLPDALTRALAAECRQRAAEGELAPAAVGRGPFSEIREGIRGDRIQWIEPGQAQACDRYLGLMDSLREAMNRGLFLGLEDFESHFALYPPGAFYLKHVDRFRDDDRRMVSAVLYLNDAWLPEHGGQLRMYLDDGVEHDVVPSGGCLVVFLSGQIPHEVLPATRDRLSLTGWFRRRGNELF; from the coding sequence ATGCGCGCCATGCAAATACCTTCTGATCACCCGCTGCTGTTACGTATCGTCGACGACCTGGCCGAGCGCGGCTGGTCGCAGCAGAACATTTTCCTGCCGGATGCACTGACCCGCGCCCTGGCGGCCGAATGTCGCCAGCGTGCCGCCGAGGGCGAGCTGGCCCCGGCCGCGGTCGGGCGCGGGCCATTTTCGGAGATTCGTGAAGGCATTCGTGGTGATCGTATCCAGTGGATCGAACCCGGCCAGGCGCAAGCCTGCGACCGTTACCTGGGGTTGATGGACAGTCTGCGCGAAGCGATGAATCGCGGGTTGTTCCTGGGCCTGGAAGATTTCGAAAGCCATTTCGCCCTGTACCCGCCCGGTGCGTTCTACCTCAAGCACGTCGACCGCTTCCGCGATGACGACCGGCGCATGGTATCGGCGGTGCTGTATCTCAACGACGCCTGGCTGCCGGAACATGGCGGCCAGTTGCGCATGTACCTGGACGATGGCGTGGAACATGACGTGGTGCCCTCTGGTGGCTGCCTGGTGGTGTTCCTGTCGGGGCAAATACCCCATGAAGTCCTGCCCGCCACCCGCGATCGCCTGTCCTTGACGGGATGGTTCCGCCGCCGTGGCAACGAGTTGTTCTGA
- a CDS encoding DUF3482 domain-containing protein, with amino-acid sequence MTEPMKPLKLAVVGHTNVGKTSLLRTLTRDVGFGEVSHRPSTTRHVEGARLSVDGEALLELYDTPGLEDAIALLDYLERLERPGERLDGPARLARFLDGSEARQRFEQEAKVLRQLLASDAGLYVIDAREPVLAKYRDELEVLASCGKPLLPVLNFVSSANHREPDWREALARLGLHALVRFDSVAPPQDGERRLYESLALLLESARGPLERLVADQQAQRLARQQSAARLVAELLIDCAACRRSVASDAELERQAISELRNAVRQREQRCVDALLKLYAFRPQDAAASDLPLLDGRWGDDLFNPETLKQLGVRVGGGIAAGAAAGAGVDLLVGGLTLGAAALAGAIVGGTLQTARSYGNRLMGKLKGQRELTVDDSVLRLLALRQRQLLQALNLRGHAAMDSIRIATPQDKTWREGKLPEALNKARAYPQWSSLNPQQRLSQAERQEQIEQLAQQL; translated from the coding sequence ATGACTGAGCCCATGAAGCCGCTGAAACTGGCCGTGGTCGGCCACACCAACGTGGGCAAGACGTCCCTGCTGCGTACCTTGACCCGGGACGTCGGCTTCGGCGAAGTATCCCATCGCCCGAGCACCACCCGCCACGTCGAGGGTGCGCGCCTGTCGGTGGATGGCGAAGCGCTGCTGGAGCTGTACGACACGCCGGGCCTGGAAGACGCCATCGCCCTGCTCGATTATCTCGAGCGCCTGGAGCGGCCCGGTGAACGCCTGGACGGCCCGGCACGGCTGGCCCGGTTCCTCGATGGCAGCGAGGCGCGGCAACGCTTCGAACAGGAAGCCAAGGTGCTGCGGCAACTGCTCGCCAGCGATGCCGGGCTCTATGTGATCGATGCCCGCGAGCCGGTGCTGGCCAAGTACCGCGATGAGTTGGAAGTCCTCGCCAGCTGCGGCAAACCGCTGCTACCGGTATTGAACTTCGTCAGCAGCGCCAACCACCGCGAGCCTGACTGGCGCGAGGCCCTGGCGCGGCTGGGGCTGCACGCCCTGGTGCGTTTTGACAGCGTCGCCCCGCCCCAGGACGGCGAGCGGCGCTTGTATGAAAGCCTCGCGCTGTTGCTGGAAAGCGCCCGCGGGCCATTGGAACGCCTGGTCGCCGATCAACAGGCCCAACGCCTGGCTCGCCAGCAGAGCGCGGCACGACTGGTTGCAGAATTGCTGATCGACTGCGCCGCCTGCCGACGCAGCGTGGCCAGCGATGCCGAACTGGAACGCCAAGCCATCAGCGAACTGCGCAACGCGGTGCGTCAGCGTGAACAGCGCTGCGTCGATGCGCTGCTCAAGCTCTACGCCTTCCGTCCCCAGGACGCGGCCGCCAGCGACCTGCCGCTGCTCGATGGCCGTTGGGGCGATGACCTGTTCAACCCTGAAACCCTCAAGCAATTGGGCGTACGGGTCGGTGGCGGGATCGCGGCGGGCGCGGCGGCCGGCGCCGGTGTGGATCTGCTGGTGGGTGGCCTGACCCTCGGTGCCGCCGCCCTGGCCGGGGCCATTGTCGGCGGCACCCTGCAAACCGCCCGCAGCTATGGCAACCGGCTGATGGGCAAACTCAAGGGTCAGCGGGAATTGACGGTGGACGACAGCGTGCTGCGCCTCCTGGCCCTACGCCAACGCCAATTGCTGCAAGCCCTCAACCTGCGCGGCCATGCGGCCATGGACAGCATCCGCATCGCCACGCCCCAGGACAAGACCTGGCGCGAAGGCAAACTGCCCGAAGCCCTGAACAAGGCCCGGGCGTATCCGCAGTGGTCGTCGCTGAATCCTCAGCAACGGCTGAGCCAGGCGGAGCGGCAGGAGCAGATCGAGCAGTTGGCGCAGCAGCTCTAG
- a CDS encoding alpha/beta hydrolase — MPATFNPDHLRASLQPLAQWQPLSEQAQAYQRFYGLDFPQHPLRKGLGRFEIDGYEVVAQVWWPEKAVATMFVFHGYYDHMGLYRHLIEWALEQKFVVIACDLPGHGLSSGERASIGDFAEYQATLQGLLREAATLDLPQPWHLCGQSTGGAIVVDHVLNQGANSPAQGQVILLSPLVRPRAWGWSRLSYYLLKPFVTGIARRFSENSNDPQFLSFLQADPLQPLRLPTAWVGALGQWIKRIEAAPSSPRQPLIVQGQADMTVDWGHNLQVLRSKFARPQVLMLPEGRHHLANETLAIRQEMFGFLTERMSRVQR, encoded by the coding sequence ATGCCTGCCACTTTCAACCCCGATCACCTGCGTGCCAGCCTGCAACCCTTGGCACAGTGGCAACCTCTCTCGGAGCAAGCACAGGCCTATCAGCGCTTCTATGGACTGGATTTCCCCCAACACCCATTGCGCAAGGGACTGGGGCGTTTCGAGATAGACGGGTATGAGGTGGTCGCCCAGGTCTGGTGGCCGGAAAAAGCCGTGGCGACGATGTTCGTGTTCCATGGTTACTACGATCACATGGGGCTGTACCGGCACTTGATCGAGTGGGCGCTGGAGCAGAAATTCGTGGTGATCGCCTGCGACCTGCCGGGCCATGGCCTGTCCAGCGGAGAACGCGCCAGCATCGGTGATTTCGCTGAGTACCAGGCAACGTTGCAAGGGCTGCTGAGGGAGGCCGCGACGCTGGACCTGCCGCAACCCTGGCATCTATGCGGACAAAGTACCGGCGGGGCCATCGTGGTCGATCATGTGCTCAACCAGGGCGCAAACAGCCCGGCCCAGGGCCAGGTCATTCTACTGTCGCCCTTGGTTCGGCCACGGGCCTGGGGCTGGTCGCGCCTGAGTTATTACCTGCTCAAACCCTTCGTGACCGGCATCGCCCGGCGTTTCAGCGAGAACTCCAACGATCCGCAATTCCTGTCGTTCCTGCAAGCCGACCCCCTGCAACCGCTGCGCCTGCCCACGGCGTGGGTGGGGGCGTTGGGACAATGGATCAAACGCATCGAAGCCGCCCCGAGCAGTCCGCGCCAGCCATTGATCGTGCAGGGGCAGGCGGACATGACGGTGGATTGGGGGCATAACCTGCAAGTGCTGCGCAGCAAATTCGCTCGGCCGCAGGTATTGATGCTGCCCGAGGGCCGGCATCACCTGGCGAATGAGACGCTGGCGATACGGCAGGAGATGTTTGGGTTTCTGACCGAGCGAATGAGTCGGGTTCAGCGGTGA
- a CDS encoding penicillin acylase family protein — protein MKRTLFAFLSLVVTAIIVAGGYLYSKQPTRQGMVQLQGLHGSVTVRYDERGVPHIRAENETDLYRALGYVHAQDRLFQMEMMRRLARGELAEVLGPKLLDTDKLMRSLRIRERAATYVTEQDPQSPAWLAMQAYLDGINSYQDSHTRPLEFDVLGIPKRPFTTEDTVSITGYMAYSFAAAFRTEPLLTYVRDQLGADYLNIFDLDWQPLGVLAKGGKSALPLAAADWKDLNALARLSEQALADHGLPQFEGSNAWALAGSRTHSGKPLLAGDPHIRFSTPSVWYEAHLSAPAFELYGQYQALMPFATLGMNKDFGWSITMFQNDDLDLIAEKVNPDNPEQVWYRGQWVDMTRSEQQIAVKGQAPVTLVLRQSPHGPIVNDVLGANAGKTPIAMWWGFLESRNPILEAFYQLNRADTLAKARGASAKIHAPGLNVVWANAKGDIGWWAAAQLPKRPAGVKPGFILDGSSPEAEKEGFYPFSSNPQEENPARGYIISANFQPVPASGIEIPGYYNLPDRGQQLNLQLSDKQAKWDIETSQKLQLGTTTAYGPRLLAPLLPVLREVVSDPQERKWVEQLAQWQGDYPLDSTSATLFNQFLFDLADAALRDELGDGFFNTALSTRVIDAALPRLAAAADSPWWDDRSTLGTQTRADTVKKAWSKSLAHLKATLGDDATQWQWGKAHTLTHGHPLGLQKPLDRIFNVGPFAAPGTHEVPNNLSAKIGPAPWPVTYGPSTRRIIDFADPAHSVTINPVGQSGVPFDKHYEDQAEAYIEGVYHQAHLVEEEVMANTRATLKLLPARAAP, from the coding sequence ATGAAACGCACCCTCTTCGCCTTCCTGTCACTGGTCGTCACCGCCATCATCGTCGCGGGCGGCTACCTCTACAGCAAGCAGCCCACCCGCCAGGGCATGGTGCAACTGCAAGGGCTGCACGGTTCGGTGACCGTGCGCTACGACGAACGCGGCGTGCCGCATATCCGCGCCGAGAACGAAACCGACCTGTACCGCGCCCTCGGCTATGTCCATGCCCAGGACCGGTTGTTTCAAATGGAGATGATGCGTCGGCTCGCCCGTGGCGAACTGGCCGAGGTGCTGGGGCCTAAGCTGCTCGACACCGACAAGCTGATGCGCAGCCTGCGTATCCGCGAGCGCGCCGCGACCTATGTCACCGAACAAGACCCACAATCCCCGGCCTGGCTCGCCATGCAGGCTTACCTGGACGGCATCAACAGCTATCAGGACAGCCACACCCGACCGCTGGAGTTCGATGTGCTGGGCATTCCCAAGCGCCCCTTCACCACCGAAGATACCGTGAGCATTACCGGTTACATGGCCTACAGTTTCGCCGCTGCCTTTCGTACCGAACCGCTACTGACCTATGTGCGCGACCAATTGGGCGCTGATTACCTGAACATCTTCGACCTCGACTGGCAGCCCCTGGGCGTGCTCGCCAAAGGCGGCAAGAGCGCCCTGCCACTGGCCGCTGCCGACTGGAAAGATCTCAACGCCCTGGCCCGCTTGAGCGAGCAGGCCCTGGCCGATCACGGCCTGCCGCAGTTCGAAGGCAGCAACGCCTGGGCGCTCGCCGGCAGCCGTACCCACAGCGGCAAACCGCTGCTGGCGGGTGACCCACATATCCGTTTTTCCACGCCCTCGGTGTGGTATGAGGCGCACCTGTCGGCGCCGGCTTTCGAACTCTATGGGCAGTACCAGGCGCTGATGCCCTTTGCGACGCTGGGTATGAACAAGGATTTCGGCTGGAGCATCACCATGTTCCAGAACGACGACCTCGACCTGATCGCCGAGAAGGTCAACCCGGACAACCCCGAACAGGTCTGGTATCGAGGCCAATGGGTGGACATGACCCGCAGCGAACAGCAGATCGCGGTCAAGGGCCAGGCACCAGTGACACTGGTGCTGCGCCAGTCGCCCCACGGCCCGATCGTCAACGATGTCCTTGGTGCTAACGCCGGCAAGACGCCGATCGCCATGTGGTGGGGTTTCCTGGAAAGTCGAAATCCGATCCTCGAAGCCTTCTACCAGCTCAACCGCGCCGACACTTTGGCCAAGGCTCGTGGCGCCTCAGCCAAGATCCATGCACCCGGGCTGAATGTTGTCTGGGCCAATGCCAAGGGCGATATCGGCTGGTGGGCTGCGGCGCAATTGCCCAAGAGGCCGGCCGGCGTGAAGCCCGGGTTCATACTCGATGGCAGCAGTCCGGAAGCAGAAAAGGAAGGCTTCTACCCTTTCAGCAGCAACCCCCAGGAAGAGAACCCGGCACGGGGCTACATTATCTCGGCCAACTTCCAGCCGGTGCCGGCCAGTGGCATCGAGATCCCGGGTTACTACAACCTCCCCGACCGTGGCCAGCAACTCAACCTCCAGCTCAGCGACAAGCAGGCGAAGTGGGACATCGAGACCTCCCAGAAACTGCAACTGGGCACCACCACAGCCTACGGCCCGCGTCTGCTCGCGCCTTTGCTGCCGGTGCTGCGTGAGGTGGTCAGTGATCCGCAGGAGCGCAAGTGGGTGGAGCAGTTGGCCCAATGGCAAGGCGATTATCCGCTGGACTCCACCAGCGCTACGCTGTTCAACCAGTTCTTGTTCGACCTGGCCGACGCGGCCCTGCGCGATGAACTGGGTGACGGCTTCTTCAACACCGCGCTGTCGACCCGGGTGATCGACGCGGCCCTTCCACGCCTGGCGGCAGCGGCAGACTCACCATGGTGGGACGACCGCTCGACACTGGGTACGCAAACCCGGGCCGACACCGTGAAAAAAGCCTGGAGCAAGAGCCTGGCGCACCTGAAGGCCACCCTCGGCGACGATGCCACGCAATGGCAGTGGGGCAAGGCCCACACCCTGACCCACGGCCATCCGCTGGGCCTGCAAAAGCCGCTGGACCGGATCTTCAATGTCGGTCCGTTCGCTGCCCCGGGCACCCACGAAGTGCCTAACAACCTCTCGGCCAAAATCGGCCCGGCGCCCTGGCCGGTGACCTACGGCCCGTCCACCCGACGCATCATAGACTTCGCCGACCCGGCCCACAGCGTCACCATCAATCCGGTCGGCCAGAGCGGCGTGCCGTTCGACAAGCATTACGAGGACCAGGCAGAGGCTTACATCGAAGGGGTATATCACCAGGCGCACCTGGTCGAGGAAGAAGTGATGGCCAATACCCGCGCGACCCTGAAGCTGTTGCCGGCCAGGGCCGCGCCCTGA